The nucleotide window GGATCTGGCCCGATGCATGACGGCTGTGCCGCAGATTTTATTGAACATCCGCGTCAACGGGAAACCGGACCTTAACCGGGTCCCAGAGTTGACGCAGGCGATCCGGACGGGAGAAGCCACGTTGAACGGGACCGGACGCGTCCTTGTCCGTTACTCCGGCACGGAACCGGTGCTCCGTATCATGGTCGAGGGAGAGGAGGCTTCGCTCATCCGCCTCGTCGCCGACGACCTCTCTGCAGTCGTCCAACGTCACCTCGGATAGCGTTTCCGGCTCAGTCGGTCGCGCCCAGGACTGGCGCCACTCGACTCAGCCTGCCGGCAACATTGTGTGACGCTGCCATGCTTGCCCAGATCACGATCGCCTTCCTGGTCGGTCTGCTCGTCGGTTCTGGTTTTCCTTTCACCCCGTTCCTCTGTATCGGCTTCCTCTTGCTCACAGCCATTGTGCTGGTGGGGCTTGAACGGTCCGGTTGGCTCCATTCGCGCCATAGCTCCATGCTCTACGCCGGCCTGCTGGTCGGACTCTTGTATTGGACTGTCTTTGCCTGGCTCAGCACCCCCGTATCCCTGCACCGCCTGGCAGGCAATGCCCCGCTGCCTATCACAGGGCGGATTACGGAACCTGTGCACTACGCACCGGGGCGTGCCTCGTTTCATCTGACCGTCAGCCAACTGGGTAACGCACCGGCTGATCGCCACAGAGACGGAACCCTTCGCATCACCTGGCGAGAGCCTGGTCGCGACCTAAAGCAAGGCGACCTGGTGACACTCACCGCCAGGATCCATCCGCCCTCCGGACAAGTCAACCCGGGCGGATTCGACTATGCCACTTACCTGATCAGGCATGGAGTGGATGCCACAGCTTCCGTTTCCGGTCCCGACGCAGTCAGATGGCTGGGCTCAACGAACGGCCTGACGCGATGGGCCCTGTGGCGCACAGTCGACGAATGGCGGGATCGCATCCGGAACGCGGCGGTGGCGTCCTTACGCGACCCGGCGCGCGGAATCTACTTGGGTATCATCGTCGGCCAGCCGGGCTATCTCACCGCTGAGGTCCGGGATGCCTTCATGGCCACCGGCACCGTGCACATTCTGTCGATCTCCGGTTCCCATCTCGGTCTGGTCGGGCTCCTGTCCTTCTTCCTGATCAGGCACACCTGCCGCCGCCTGCCCGCACAGTGGCTGTTGGGCCTCTCCCGCCACATCACATCGACACGAATCGCGGCCTTAGGTACGGTCATTCCCGTCACAATCTATGCGCTGTTGGCCGGCGCGGAAGTGGCGACCGTTCGCTCCTGGATCATGATCGTGGTATTCCTGCTGTCCGTTTGGCTGGGTCGGCAGGAACACCTCCTGCTGTCCCTTGCCTGTGCCGCCTTCTTGATCGCCCTCCACGACCCCCGGGCTCTCTATGACATCTCGTTTCAACTGTCGTATTGCTCCGTGCTGGCCATCGCATTGGTAATCCGCAGGCCGTCGGACGAAAGCGGGGAGCACCTCCCGCCATCGCGCTCTATTCGGAAGCGGCTCGAAGATTGGCTCACGACCTATGCCTGGATCACCGGCGGGATCACGCTCGCGACGCTGCCTCTGGTCGCCTACCATTTCAATCAAGTGGCCTGGCTGGGCCTCGTCGCAAACCTTGTCGTGGTGCCTCTGGCCGGACTGCTGCTCGTACCTCTGGGCCTTGGATCAGCCTTGTGGGTCGCGGCAACCGGGAATGCGACGCTTCCAGGAACATTTCTCAATCAAGCCGGCATGGATTTTTTATCCGATCTCGTTCACATGCTGGCCCGCCTCCCAGGGGCCGAATGGCACGTTGCGTCGCCGACGCTGATCTCAATTGTTCTCTTCTACGGGCTGCTCATCATGGCGATCAGCTTGCCGGCACATCACCGGGTCCGGCTCATCTGTTTTACAGGCGCAATCATTCTGGTTGCATGGTGGGTCTGGTCTCCACGCATGTGGGGGCAGGATGGATCCTTGCGCGTGACGTTTCTCGATGTGGGCCAGGGAGACGCCACGGTCATCGAACTTCCAGACGGCGAAACCGTTCTCATCGACGCCGGGACCCGGCATGAGACATGGGATATGGGGCGATCCGTCGTCGCCCCGTACCTCTGGGACCGGAGCATCTTTCGCCTCGACCACGTGATCGCCACACACCCCCAACTCGACCATATCGGCGGCCTCGCATCCGTCCTTCGACACTTTCCCGTCGGCCACTACTGGAGCAACGGGCTGACCAGGCAAGAACTGTTCTATCAAGAACTGCAACGCGCCTTACGGCATCAAGGACTATCCGAGTCCATTGCGGTCGAGGGAGAGGAAATTCTCGCCACCGGGACATGTCGTCTGTCGGTGCTCAACCCGGCGGTGGGCGAACAACCGCAACTATCGGCACCGACAAATATCGGCACCCTGCTGAATAATCAATCAGTCGTCACGAAGCTGCTTTGTGGTCCCCACTCATTCCTCTTCGCCGCCGATGCGGAAGCGCAGACTTTGTCGCGCATGGCCAAGACTGACGTCTCGGCCAGCGCACGCATCGTGAAAGTTCCACACCATGGAGCCAACAGCTCCCTGGACGAGCAATGGATACGGCACGTGGCTCCGGAGATCGCAGTGATTTCAGTCGGAGACCGCAACCCCTATGGCCATCCGACACAAGCAGTACTCCGGGCGTATGAGCAGCAGGGGAGCCGGATTTTCAGAACCGACCGGGATGGAGCCGTCTCGATCGCGGCCCGCCTGTCTTCACCCTTGTTTGAACTCTCTCGAGCTCGTGCGACCGAATTCAGACCTATCCGGTTTGGCGCCTCGATGTTCCACGACGAGTGGTTGAACTGGGGACGTTTGCGGTGTCAGATGGGCCGCGCTTAAAGCACCAGGTGCATACGTTGGGGCTCCCGCAAGACTCGCCCCTCCGCCTTCACATTGACAAATCCGCAGGGCTGACCTATAAAGAATCCATGCCGGTACCTGTGATACGAACCCGCCGCCGCACCCTGCGGGAGCAAATCAGGCAAAACTGGAAGTTTGCGGCTGGCTTGGTGGGCCTCTGTGCAGTGGTCGCCCTGGGAACAGCCATCGCAACTCAGGGGCTTGAAACGATCATGTCCCGCGCTTCCTTGGCGATGAAAGCGGTGGAGGACCCGAGCAAACTGTCCTCGGATGAAAAAGAGCAGATCAAAAAAATGGTTAAAACTAAGGGGGCCAAGGGAACGTTGGAAGCTCTCAGCCCGGAACAGAGAGAACAGGCCAAGCAAGCGTTCGGCGGGATGAGTGAAGATCAAAAGAAGAAGTACCGTGAGATGTACGGCAAGTGAACCCTCCGTTTCTACCCCTTCCGTAGCCTCTCATTCATTTCCGTTCCTCGATCGATAGAACCAAGTGGAACAACTCGGTCCATTTCAACCCAGTCCCTCACGATCGGAAGCAGATATTTTAGGCAGAACGGGGGCCGGTTTGCACGTCGCGATGGTTTTGACAATTTTATCGGGTCTATGCTAAAGTCCGCGAAAATTTATGGACTTCTGGCCAAAGACAGATGGCCGACAGGAG belongs to Nitrospirota bacterium and includes:
- a CDS encoding DNA internalization-related competence protein ComEC/Rec2, with amino-acid sequence MLAQITIAFLVGLLVGSGFPFTPFLCIGFLLLTAIVLVGLERSGWLHSRHSSMLYAGLLVGLLYWTVFAWLSTPVSLHRLAGNAPLPITGRITEPVHYAPGRASFHLTVSQLGNAPADRHRDGTLRITWREPGRDLKQGDLVTLTARIHPPSGQVNPGGFDYATYLIRHGVDATASVSGPDAVRWLGSTNGLTRWALWRTVDEWRDRIRNAAVASLRDPARGIYLGIIVGQPGYLTAEVRDAFMATGTVHILSISGSHLGLVGLLSFFLIRHTCRRLPAQWLLGLSRHITSTRIAALGTVIPVTIYALLAGAEVATVRSWIMIVVFLLSVWLGRQEHLLLSLACAAFLIALHDPRALYDISFQLSYCSVLAIALVIRRPSDESGEHLPPSRSIRKRLEDWLTTYAWITGGITLATLPLVAYHFNQVAWLGLVANLVVVPLAGLLLVPLGLGSALWVAATGNATLPGTFLNQAGMDFLSDLVHMLARLPGAEWHVASPTLISIVLFYGLLIMAISLPAHHRVRLICFTGAIILVAWWVWSPRMWGQDGSLRVTFLDVGQGDATVIELPDGETVLIDAGTRHETWDMGRSVVAPYLWDRSIFRLDHVIATHPQLDHIGGLASVLRHFPVGHYWSNGLTRQELFYQELQRALRHQGLSESIAVEGEEILATGTCRLSVLNPAVGEQPQLSAPTNIGTLLNNQSVVTKLLCGPHSFLFAADAEAQTLSRMAKTDVSASARIVKVPHHGANSSLDEQWIRHVAPEIAVISVGDRNPYGHPTQAVLRAYEQQGSRIFRTDRDGAVSIAARLSSPLFELSRARATEFRPIRFGASMFHDEWLNWGRLRCQMGRA